In Aegilops tauschii subsp. strangulata cultivar AL8/78 chromosome 3, Aet v6.0, whole genome shotgun sequence, one genomic interval encodes:
- the LOC109762909 gene encoding uncharacterized protein, giving the protein MSQEPERAAMAAASGELPPAARREMKDPGFAESSPAVPAMAAEDRWSTLPGDLVRRIADSFLDDNNLDWYMDYRAVCTGWLAATDDPRSDASDPRFRPSRWIVLDEVFQSDGNLLLLNTDTGRFLRKNLPQLGEYHLVATTLDGYFVLAEKTAPHAVCVLNPLTGVVIRFAAPVPPDVGIADVIFPQGSSLRLAVFSDSSRKAYSAAPHSESFVRYNHKQPAAYDFFRKAIVGGVYASFSEASVVREMIICLGKFLPVNLSPVTEVFSLDLPGHGYGMRCFLVDLHGHICIVMKILNPQGVLALFALQYDTETSKLCLLKTPDRYAIFIGDHRCFSVDVDEFPGTEPDCVYYTEHLGSSAHICKCNIKDNKMERISEAADFVKQDKKFVLVADRPYTIIHLLVSYTINNPDSQLALQQIP; this is encoded by the coding sequence ATGTCGCAGGAACCGGAGCGTGCGGCAATGGCGGCCGCGTCCGGCGAGCTTCCGCCTGCTGCTAGAAGGGAGATGAAAGATCCGGGTTTTGCAGAATCCTCTCCGGCGGTCCCGGCCATGGCGGCCGAAGACAGGTGGTCCACGCTTCCGGGCGACCTCGTCCGCCGCATCGCCGACTCCTTCCTCGACGACAACAACCTCGACTGGTACATGGACTACCGCGCCGTCTGCACCGGCTGGCTCGCCGCGACCGACGACCCAAGGAGCGATGCCTCCGACCCCCGCTTTCGCCCGAGCCGGTGGATCGTCCTCGACGAGGTTTTCCAGAGCGATGGGAATCTGCTCCTGTTGAACACCGACACCGGCCGCTTCCTCCGCAAGAATCTTCCGCAGCTCGGCGAGTACCACCTCGTGGCCACCACTCTCGACGGCTACTTCGTTCTCGCGGAAAAAACCGCTCCTCACGCCGTCTGCGTCCTCAACCCTCTTACCGGCGTCGTGATCCGTTTCGCGGCGCCCGTGCCCCCCGATGTTGGAATCGCTGATGTCATTTTCCCCCAAGGCTCTTCGCTCCGGCTCGCCGTGTTCTCCGACTCATCTCGCAAGGCTTACTCGGCGGCTCCTCACAGTGAAAGTTTCGTCAGATACAACCATAAGCAGCCAGCAGCTTACGATTTCTTCCGGAAGGCGATCGTGGGTGGTGTCTACGCAAGCTTTTCTGAAGCATCCGTAGTTCGTGAGATGATTATTTGCTTAGGCAAATTTCTGCCGGTTAATCTTTCCCCTGTGACCGAGGTTTTCTCCCTTGATCTTCCTGGACATGGGTACGGCATGCGGTGTTTCCTAGTGGATTTGCATGGGCATATATGTATCGTCATGAAGATCTTGAATCCACAGGGAGTCTTGGCTCTCTTTGCTCTTCAATATGACACCGAGACAAGTAAGCTCTGCCTTCTGAAGACCCCAGACAGATATGCCATCTTCATCGGTGACCACAGGTGCTTCTCCGTCGATGTTGATGAGTTCCCAGGAACTGAGCCAGACTGTGTGTACTACACTGAACATTTGGGTTCATCCGCTCATATCTGCAAGTgcaacatcaaggataacaaAATGGAGAGGATCTCTGAAGCTGCTGATTTTGTGAAGCAGGACAAGAAGTTTGTCCTGGTCGCTGACCGTCCTTACACCATCATCCACCTTCTGGTCAGCTACACCATCAACAACCCAGATTCTCAACTGGCCTTGCAACAGATTCCATAA